In one window of Brenneria goodwinii DNA:
- a CDS encoding ABC transporter ATP-binding protein, whose amino-acid sequence MNRLDSTGENEPLLSVRDLRVTFRTEDGDVTAVNDLNFTLNAGETLGIVGESGSGKSQTAFALMGLLASNGYISGSSRFHGREILNLPERQLNKLRAEEIAMIFQDPMTSLNPYMRVGEQLMEVLMLHKQLSKSEAFEESIRMLDAVKMPEARKRMKMYPHEFSGGMRQRVMIAMALLCRPKLLIADEPTTALDVTVQAQIMTLLNELKREFNTAIIMITHDLGVVAGICDKVLVMYAGRTMEYGSARDVFYHPSHPYSIGLLNAVPRLDSEDETLATIPGNPPNLLRLPKGCPFQPRCPYAMDVCHETPALASFGHGRLRACFRTIEEVL is encoded by the coding sequence ATGAATAGGCTTGATTCAACTGGAGAAAATGAACCGCTGCTAAGCGTTCGGGATTTACGGGTAACGTTCCGCACTGAAGATGGCGACGTAACCGCAGTCAACGATCTCAACTTTACCCTGAATGCCGGAGAAACGCTGGGGATTGTCGGCGAATCCGGCTCAGGAAAATCGCAAACGGCGTTTGCGTTGATGGGGCTGTTAGCCAGTAATGGTTACATCAGCGGTTCTTCACGATTTCATGGCCGGGAGATCCTCAATTTACCCGAGCGTCAGTTAAATAAGCTGCGCGCGGAAGAGATCGCCATGATATTTCAGGATCCGATGACCTCGCTCAATCCATATATGCGGGTCGGCGAACAGCTGATGGAAGTGCTGATGCTGCATAAACAGCTCAGTAAAAGCGAGGCCTTTGAAGAGTCGATCCGCATGCTTGACGCTGTAAAAATGCCGGAAGCGAGAAAACGCATGAAAATGTATCCTCATGAGTTTTCCGGCGGTATGCGCCAACGCGTGATGATTGCCATGGCGTTGTTGTGCCGCCCTAAATTGTTGATTGCCGATGAGCCAACCACCGCGCTTGATGTGACGGTGCAGGCGCAGATCATGACGTTATTAAATGAGCTGAAACGTGAGTTTAATACCGCCATCATCATGATCACCCACGACCTGGGCGTTGTGGCCGGTATTTGCGACAAGGTGCTGGTAATGTACGCCGGGCGGACGATGGAGTACGGCTCGGCGCGCGATGTGTTTTATCATCCGAGCCATCCTTATTCTATCGGGTTGCTCAATGCGGTGCCGCGGTTGGACTCCGAGGATGAAACGCTGGCGACCATTCCGGGTAATCCGCCTAATTTGCTGCGTTTGCCGAAAGGGTGCCCATTCCAGCCACGCTGCCCTTATGCGATGGATGTGTGCCATGAAACCCCCGCTTTGGCATCTTTTGGCCACGGTCGCCTGCGCGCCTGCTTTAGAACGATCGAGGAGGTGTTATGA
- the oppA gene encoding oligopeptide ABC transporter substrate-binding protein OppA gives MENIKTRKNVVAAIIATLMIAPCASVWAAEVPAGVQLAEKQVLVRNNGAEVSSLDPNKIEGVPESNVARDLYEGLVISDSNGHPIPGVAESWDSKDFKIWTFHLRQNARWSNGEPVTAQDFVYSWRRLADPKTVSPYASYLQYGHLLNIDDIIAGKKDPDTLGVKALDDHTLEVTLSEAVPYFYKLLIHSSMSPVNKHVVDKFGEKWTQPDNWVGNGAYKLKAWVVNEKIVLERNPQYWDNDKTVINQVTYLPIASEVTDVNRYRAGEIDITNNKLPIELFQKLKKEIPQEVKVNPYLCTYYYEINNQKAPFTDVRIRTALRMGIDQDVLTNKVKNQGDIPAYGYVPPFIDGFKAQTPEWFTWPQEKRNAEAKKLLAEAGYTAAKPLTFSLLYNSSDLHKKLAIAVASIWKQNLGVDVKLENQEWKTYLDTRHQGNFDVARAGWCADYNEPTSFLNTMLSASSNNTAHYNSALFDSLMVQAVQAKTDDERATLYQQAEAQLDKDAVIVPIYYYSNIRLVKPYVGGITGKDPLDNLRVKNLYLIKH, from the coding sequence GTGGAAAATATCAAAACGAGAAAAAACGTTGTCGCCGCTATCATCGCGACGTTGATGATCGCGCCATGCGCGAGTGTATGGGCGGCAGAGGTTCCCGCCGGTGTTCAACTCGCTGAAAAACAGGTTCTGGTTCGCAACAACGGCGCTGAAGTTTCTTCCCTGGATCCTAACAAAATCGAAGGGGTGCCGGAATCCAACGTGGCGCGCGATCTCTATGAAGGCCTAGTGATTTCCGATTCGAACGGCCACCCGATTCCCGGCGTGGCCGAGAGCTGGGACAGCAAAGATTTTAAAATATGGACTTTTCATTTACGCCAAAATGCGCGCTGGTCAAATGGCGAACCGGTGACCGCGCAGGATTTCGTCTATAGCTGGCGACGTCTGGCCGATCCCAAAACGGTATCGCCTTATGCCAGCTATCTGCAGTACGGACATTTACTAAATATCGATGACATCATTGCCGGCAAGAAAGACCCGGATACGCTCGGCGTCAAAGCGCTGGATGACCATACGCTGGAGGTAACGCTCAGTGAAGCGGTGCCGTATTTCTACAAGCTGCTGATCCACTCATCCATGTCTCCGGTGAACAAGCATGTTGTGGATAAATTTGGTGAAAAATGGACGCAGCCGGATAATTGGGTGGGGAATGGCGCCTATAAACTGAAAGCGTGGGTGGTCAACGAAAAAATTGTGCTGGAGCGCAATCCCCAGTACTGGGATAACGATAAAACCGTCATTAATCAGGTCACTTACTTACCGATTGCTTCCGAGGTGACGGATGTTAATCGCTATCGGGCTGGGGAAATTGACATTACCAATAATAAATTGCCCATTGAGTTATTCCAGAAATTAAAGAAAGAAATCCCGCAGGAAGTAAAAGTAAACCCGTATTTATGCACCTACTATTACGAAATCAACAATCAGAAAGCGCCGTTTACCGACGTGCGGATAAGAACCGCGCTGCGTATGGGAATCGATCAGGATGTATTAACCAATAAAGTGAAAAATCAGGGGGATATTCCCGCCTATGGCTATGTTCCTCCCTTTATTGACGGATTTAAGGCGCAAACGCCGGAGTGGTTTACCTGGCCGCAGGAAAAACGCAACGCGGAGGCGAAAAAACTGCTGGCGGAAGCCGGCTATACGGCGGCCAAACCGCTGACGTTCAGTCTTCTGTACAACTCATCGGATTTACATAAAAAGCTGGCGATTGCGGTGGCCTCTATCTGGAAACAGAACCTTGGCGTTGACGTCAAACTTGAGAATCAGGAATGGAAAACCTATCTGGATACCCGTCATCAGGGCAATTTTGATGTCGCACGGGCAGGGTGGTGCGCCGACTATAACGAGCCGACCTCCTTCCTGAACACCATGCTTTCCGCTAGCAGCAATAATACCGCCCACTATAACAGCGCACTATTCGATAGCCTGATGGTGCAGGCGGTACAGGCCAAAACGGATGATGAGCGCGCCACGCTTTATCAACAGGCCGAGGCGCAACTGGATAAAGATGCGGTTATTGTCCCCATTTATTACTACTCAAATATTCGCTTGGTAAAACCTTATGTCGGCGGGATCACCGGTAAGGATCCGCTGGACAATCTCCGGGTAAAAAATCTTTATCTCATCAAGCATTAA
- the oppF gene encoding murein tripeptide/oligopeptide ABC transporter ATP binding protein OppF → MSMATEKTALLEVVDLKVHFDVRDDKQWFWQPPKTLKAVDGVTLRLYEGETLGVVGESGCGKSTLARAIIGLVKATSGNITWLGRDLLGMSDDAWRKARSDIQMIFQDPLASLNPRMTIGEIIAEPLKTYYPNLSRQDVKDKVKAMMLKVGLLPNLINRYPHEFSGGQCQRIGIARALILEPKLVICDEPVSALDVSIQAQVVNLLRQLQREMQLSLIFIAHDLSVVKHISDRVLVMYLGHAVELGTYDQVYRNPQHPYTRALMSAVPIPDPDKERNKQIQLLEGDLPSPINPPSGCVFCTRCPIVGPECVKTRPVMEGSFSHAVSCLKVDPQELSS, encoded by the coding sequence ATGAGTATGGCGACGGAAAAGACAGCCTTGCTGGAAGTGGTCGATCTGAAGGTTCACTTCGATGTAAGAGATGACAAACAATGGTTCTGGCAACCGCCGAAAACGCTGAAAGCCGTTGATGGCGTTACGCTGCGCTTATATGAAGGCGAAACGCTGGGGGTCGTGGGCGAGTCAGGCTGCGGCAAATCCACGCTGGCCCGCGCCATTATCGGTTTGGTGAAAGCCACCAGCGGCAATATTACCTGGCTGGGGCGTGACTTACTGGGCATGAGCGATGACGCGTGGCGTAAGGCGCGCAGCGATATCCAGATGATTTTTCAGGATCCGCTGGCGTCGCTTAATCCACGAATGACTATCGGTGAAATCATCGCGGAACCGTTAAAAACCTATTATCCCAATTTATCGCGTCAAGACGTGAAGGATAAAGTTAAAGCGATGATGCTGAAGGTTGGTTTGCTGCCCAATCTGATTAACCGATATCCGCATGAGTTTTCGGGCGGACAATGCCAGCGTATTGGTATTGCCCGGGCGCTGATCCTGGAACCGAAACTGGTTATCTGCGACGAACCCGTTTCTGCGCTGGATGTTTCCATCCAGGCCCAGGTGGTGAATCTGCTACGGCAATTGCAGCGTGAAATGCAGCTGTCGCTGATTTTTATCGCCCATGATTTATCGGTGGTGAAGCACATTTCCGATCGGGTTCTGGTGATGTACCTGGGGCATGCGGTGGAGCTGGGAACCTACGATCAGGTCTATCGCAACCCTCAGCATCCTTACACGCGGGCGTTGATGTCGGCAGTGCCTATTCCCGATCCTGATAAAGAGAGGAACAAGCAGATTCAGCTATTGGAGGGGGATCTGCCTTCGCCGATTAATCCTCCTTCGGGATGCGTATTTTGTACCCGGTGTCCGATCGTCGGCCCTGAATGCGTAAAAACCAGACCCGTGATGGAAGGCAGTTTTTCACATGCGGTGTCTTGCCTGAAGGTTGATCCGCAAGAGTTATCGTCATAA
- a CDS encoding YciY family protein — translation MKRSRNEVSRWRMLRQARRRRSRWLEAQSRTYRHIHYARYLQQKHQRRALLYAVAYEW, via the coding sequence ATGAAACGCAGCCGGAATGAAGTTAGCCGCTGGCGAATGTTGCGCCAGGCTCGGCGTCGCAGAAGCCGCTGGTTGGAAGCGCAGTCGCGCACTTACCGCCATATTCACTACGCCCGCTATTTGCAGCAAAAGCATCAACGGCGCGCGCTGTTATATGCGGTAGCCTACGAGTGGTAG
- the oppB gene encoding oligopeptide ABC transporter permease OppB, producing MLKFIFRRCLEAIPTLFILITISFFMMRLAPGSPFTGERNLPPEVMANIEAKYHLNDPMLTQYGNYLWQLVQGDFGPSFKYKDYSVNDLVASSFPVSAKLGAAAFLLAVIFGVSAGMIAALNQNTKWDYTVMGFAMTGVVIPSFVVAPLLVLIFAITLRWLPGGGWNGGAPKYMLLPMVALSLSYIASIARITRGSMIEVLHSNFIRTARAKGLPLRRIILRHALKPALLPVLSYMGPAFVGIITGSMVIETIFGLPGIGQLFVNGALNRDYSLVLSLTILVGGLTILFNAIIDVLYAVIDPKIRY from the coding sequence ATGTTAAAATTCATATTTCGCCGCTGTCTGGAAGCTATTCCGACGCTGTTTATTTTGATTACTATTTCATTCTTCATGATGCGCCTTGCACCAGGCAGCCCTTTCACCGGAGAACGCAATCTTCCGCCTGAAGTCATGGCCAATATCGAAGCTAAATACCATCTTAACGACCCGATGTTGACGCAATATGGCAACTATTTGTGGCAACTGGTTCAGGGCGATTTTGGTCCTTCATTCAAATACAAAGACTATTCCGTAAATGATTTGGTCGCCTCTTCATTTCCGGTTTCCGCCAAGTTGGGGGCGGCGGCGTTTCTGCTTGCCGTGATTTTCGGCGTGAGCGCCGGCATGATCGCCGCACTGAATCAAAACACCAAATGGGACTATACGGTGATGGGGTTTGCGATGACCGGGGTGGTGATTCCCAGCTTTGTCGTGGCGCCGCTATTGGTATTGATATTCGCCATTACGTTGCGCTGGCTGCCGGGCGGCGGCTGGAACGGCGGGGCGCCCAAATATATGCTTCTGCCGATGGTGGCCCTGTCTCTCTCTTATATCGCCAGCATTGCGCGTATTACCCGGGGATCGATGATTGAAGTGCTGCATTCCAACTTTATTCGTACCGCACGCGCCAAAGGATTGCCGCTGCGTCGCATTATTCTGCGTCATGCCTTAAAGCCGGCTCTATTGCCGGTGCTGTCTTATATGGGGCCGGCTTTTGTCGGCATTATTACCGGTTCAATGGTTATTGAGACCATTTTCGGCTTACCCGGTATTGGGCAGCTTTTTGTTAATGGGGCGCTGAATCGTGACTACTCGTTAGTGCTTAGCCTGACCATCCTGGTTGGCGGATTAACCATACTTTTCAATGCGATAATTGACGTGCTATACGCCGTTATCGATCCGAAAATTCGCTACTAA
- a CDS encoding MarC family protein, translated as MVQSLLSFSDYIKFFIGLFALINPIGILPVFISMTNYLAVEGRKFRAAPLLVRVLGQTGMNVITRIMGLLLMSLGIEFIVTGVKALFPGLL; from the coding sequence GTGGTCCAATCACTATTGAGCTTTTCAGACTATATCAAGTTTTTTATTGGATTGTTTGCATTGATTAATCCGATAGGCATTCTTCCCGTGTTCATCAGCATGACTAACTATCTGGCGGTAGAAGGGCGCAAATTCCGGGCAGCGCCGCTGTTGGTCAGGGTGCTTGGTCAGACCGGGATGAACGTTATCACGCGTATAATGGGATTATTGCTGATGTCGCTGGGCATTGAGTTTATTGTGACCGGCGTGAAAGCGCTCTTTCCCGGTTTATTATGA
- a CDS encoding methyl-accepting chemotaxis protein: MSISDTLRFAISKIFRRRQLSILLGLLLVIGLFSLLQLISVGIISQTMTQVRLDTSANERLRQQQALMDKARMEVMNASDKLNRAGIYLLVDKETGSVGSWQSLMDEAEASLKQAQTYYQSLESQDASFTAPAFAELKKSYQLLYAGLVELAEGIKGTNQIDIFFAIPIQAYQNDFTQKYSLYLQDNDIQQKQHGQQFLTSLDRAHTIFIVVLGLLLLVSVLIWIGVNKVIIHPLRRIIDHLQLIAAGDLSHVIDTEKRATQEIDQLNNSVIQMQRGLVALVNQVRQSVGNMIVQVDKVAEDNRLLSEQAGKQSHELKATTEHIIQLSQHLEQNTQHTQQAGLHAEDTSNIATQGEVMMNEVRTAMSDIASRTREMTEAIGMIENVAFQTHILSLNAAIEAAHAGEMGRGFSVVAREVGTLASQSSHSAQNINSLIRDSDNSVETGTQLVKKLNDSLQEIIQAAKGTSTFLSEISEISDQQNQSIHEVTSRIRTLNDTVQQNAHQVATTALTFSSLLEQTEQLSTTVSLFQLPPAEANESPATADNTLIPALS, translated from the coding sequence ATGTCAATATCCGATACGTTACGATTCGCAATATCGAAAATATTTCGCCGTCGCCAACTGAGTATTCTTTTGGGTTTACTACTCGTCATCGGGCTATTTTCTTTATTGCAGCTGATTTCGGTCGGAATCATTTCCCAAACGATGACGCAGGTAAGACTGGACACTTCCGCGAACGAAAGACTGCGTCAACAGCAGGCGTTGATGGATAAAGCCAGAATGGAAGTCATGAATGCCAGCGATAAACTTAATCGGGCCGGGATTTATCTGCTGGTTGATAAAGAAACCGGTTCGGTCGGCAGTTGGCAAAGCCTGATGGATGAGGCCGAAGCGTCACTGAAACAGGCGCAAACCTATTATCAGTCGCTGGAGTCGCAGGATGCCTCGTTCACTGCCCCGGCCTTTGCTGAATTGAAAAAAAGCTATCAGCTGCTGTATGCGGGATTAGTCGAACTCGCTGAGGGTATAAAGGGAACGAATCAGATTGATATCTTTTTTGCTATTCCCATTCAGGCCTATCAAAACGATTTCACGCAAAAATATTCGCTCTACCTGCAAGATAACGATATTCAGCAGAAACAGCATGGTCAGCAATTTCTGACGTCGCTCGATCGCGCCCACACTATTTTTATTGTTGTGCTTGGCTTATTGCTGTTGGTATCGGTGCTGATTTGGATCGGCGTCAACAAAGTCATTATTCATCCGCTGAGACGTATCATTGACCATTTGCAGCTTATTGCGGCGGGCGATCTTTCACATGTTATCGACACGGAAAAACGGGCCACCCAGGAAATAGATCAATTAAATAACAGCGTCATTCAAATGCAACGCGGACTGGTTGCGCTGGTCAACCAGGTTCGTCAAAGCGTTGGCAACATGATTGTCCAGGTTGATAAGGTTGCCGAAGATAACCGGCTCTTATCGGAACAGGCGGGCAAACAGTCCCATGAGCTGAAAGCCACCACCGAGCATATTATTCAGCTCAGCCAGCATCTGGAACAGAACACACAGCATACTCAGCAGGCCGGCCTGCACGCCGAAGACACCAGCAATATCGCCACGCAGGGCGAAGTTATGATGAATGAAGTAAGAACGGCCATGTCGGATATCGCCAGTAGGACGCGGGAAATGACGGAAGCCATCGGCATGATTGAAAACGTGGCGTTTCAAACACACATTCTGTCCTTGAATGCGGCGATTGAGGCCGCTCACGCCGGGGAAATGGGTCGAGGATTTTCTGTCGTCGCGCGTGAAGTCGGGACGCTGGCCTCGCAAAGCAGTCATTCCGCGCAAAATATCAATTCATTAATCCGTGATTCCGACAATAGCGTTGAAACGGGTACGCAACTAGTTAAGAAACTGAATGATAGCCTGCAGGAAATTATTCAGGCGGCGAAAGGCACCAGCACATTTTTGAGTGAAATATCGGAGATATCAGACCAGCAAAATCAGAGTATCCATGAAGTCACCAGCCGTATCCGGACGTTGAATGATACCGTTCAGCAGAATGCGCATCAGGTTGCAACGACGGCGCTGACTTTTTCATCATTGCTGGAACAAACGGAACAGCTGAGCACTACCGTGTCGCTGTTTCAGCTTCCACCGGCCGAGGCAAATGAATCACCTGCCACTGCCGATAACACGCTGATACCGGCCTTGTCGTGA
- the oppC gene encoding oligopeptide ABC transporter permease OppC yields MFWHRKNTEALDNFNEKMEVEGRSLWQDARRRFIHNRAALASLFVLGLITLFVIVAPWLSPFDYADTDWGMMSSAPDMTSGHYFGTDSSGRDLLVRVAIGGRISLMVGIAAALVAVIVGTLYGALSGYLGGKVDSVMMRLLEILNSFPFMFFVILLVTFFGQNMLLIFVAIGMVSWLDMARIVRGQTLSLKRKEFIEAALVSGVSTRGIVLRHIVPNVLGVVVVYASLLVPSMILFESFLSFLGLGTQEPLSSWGALLNDGANSMEVSSWLLFYPAAFLVVTLFCFNFIGDGLRDALDPKDR; encoded by the coding sequence ATGTTTTGGCATCGAAAAAATACTGAAGCGTTGGATAATTTCAACGAAAAAATGGAAGTTGAAGGCCGCAGCCTGTGGCAAGACGCCCGTCGGCGTTTTATCCATAACCGCGCGGCGCTGGCCAGCCTGTTTGTTCTGGGCCTGATTACCTTATTTGTGATCGTCGCGCCGTGGCTGTCTCCCTTCGATTATGCGGATACGGATTGGGGCATGATGTCTTCCGCGCCCGATATGACGTCCGGACACTATTTTGGTACGGATTCATCAGGCCGCGACCTGCTGGTGCGCGTGGCTATCGGCGGGCGGATTTCGCTGATGGTCGGGATTGCCGCCGCACTGGTCGCCGTGATTGTCGGCACGCTGTATGGCGCGCTGTCAGGCTACCTTGGCGGAAAAGTTGACTCCGTGATGATGCGCCTGCTGGAAATCCTCAACTCTTTCCCGTTCATGTTTTTCGTCATTTTGCTGGTGACATTTTTCGGGCAGAACATGCTGCTGATCTTTGTCGCGATCGGCATGGTGTCCTGGCTAGATATGGCGCGTATCGTACGCGGCCAGACGCTAAGCCTGAAACGTAAGGAGTTCATTGAGGCGGCGCTGGTTTCCGGTGTTTCAACCCGTGGCATCGTGTTGCGTCATATCGTACCGAATGTCCTGGGGGTGGTTGTGGTGTATGCCTCATTATTGGTACCGAGTATGATTTTATTTGAATCGTTCCTGAGCTTTCTGGGATTAGGCACCCAGGAACCACTAAGCAGTTGGGGCGCCTTGCTGAATGACGGCGCGAACTCAATGGAAGTGTCTTCCTGGCTGTTGTTTTATCCCGCGGCGTTTCTGGTCGTGACGCTGTTTTGTTTTAATTTTATCGGCGATGGCTTGCGTGATGCCCTCGACCCGAAAGATCGCTGA
- the cls gene encoding cardiolipin synthase yields the protein MTTFYTVMSWLLVFSYWLLIAGITLRILMKRRTVPSAMAWLLVIYILPLVGIVAYLSFGELHLGKRRAERASKMWPSTAKWLRELKEYRRIFATENSEVASALFQLCERRQGVGGVKGNQLQLLTTFDDTIKSLIRDIELAHNNIEMVFYIWQSGGIVDQVTSSLIAAARRGVHCRILLDSAGSVKFFRNTYPQLMRTAGIEVVEALKVNLFRAFLRRMDLRQHRKIILIDNRIAYTGSMNMVDPRFFKQDSGVGQWIDLMARIEGPVATTLGIIYCCDWEMETGKRLLPPPPDVNVMPFEQETGHTIQVVASGPGYPEEMIHQALLTSVYSARKQLIMTTPYFVPSDDLLHAICTAAQRGVDVSLIVPYKNDSVLVGWASRSFFAELLAAGVKIYQFKGGLLHTKSVLVDGQLSLIGTVNLDIRSLWLNFEITVVIDDAGFGTDLACVQEDYIARSTLLNATQWQNRPYWQRIVERLFYFFSPLL from the coding sequence ATGACAACATTTTATACCGTAATGAGTTGGTTACTTGTTTTCAGTTATTGGTTACTGATTGCGGGTATCACGCTACGTATTCTGATGAAACGTCGAACTGTCCCTTCCGCAATGGCCTGGTTATTAGTTATCTATATTCTGCCTCTGGTCGGAATTGTCGCTTATCTCTCTTTCGGTGAATTACACCTTGGCAAACGCCGGGCGGAACGCGCCAGTAAAATGTGGCCGTCCACCGCAAAATGGCTGCGTGAATTAAAAGAGTACCGGCGTATTTTTGCCACAGAAAACAGCGAAGTCGCCAGCGCGCTATTTCAATTGTGCGAACGTCGACAGGGTGTGGGCGGCGTAAAAGGCAACCAGTTACAATTGTTGACGACCTTTGACGATACGATTAAATCACTGATTCGTGATATTGAACTCGCCCATAATAATATCGAGATGGTGTTTTATATCTGGCAATCCGGCGGGATTGTCGATCAGGTCACGTCGTCTCTGATTGCGGCGGCCCGCCGCGGCGTCCATTGCCGAATATTGCTCGACTCCGCCGGCAGCGTTAAGTTTTTCCGCAATACCTATCCGCAACTGATGCGCACCGCCGGGATCGAAGTGGTCGAAGCCCTGAAGGTGAATTTATTCCGGGCATTTCTGCGCCGTATGGATTTACGTCAGCATCGTAAAATTATTCTGATCGATAACCGTATTGCCTATACCGGCAGTATGAATATGGTTGATCCCCGCTTCTTTAAGCAGGATTCCGGCGTGGGTCAGTGGATCGATCTGATGGCCCGCATCGAAGGCCCGGTGGCGACAACGTTGGGGATTATCTATTGTTGCGACTGGGAAATGGAGACGGGTAAACGGCTGCTGCCGCCTCCGCCAGACGTTAACGTGATGCCGTTTGAACAGGAAACCGGCCACACCATTCAGGTTGTGGCGTCCGGCCCGGGCTATCCGGAGGAGATGATCCATCAAGCGCTGTTAACCTCGGTTTACTCCGCGCGTAAACAGTTGATCATGACCACGCCTTATTTCGTTCCCAGCGACGATCTGCTGCACGCCATCTGTACCGCCGCTCAGCGTGGCGTCGATGTCAGCCTTATTGTTCCCTATAAGAATGACTCCGTACTGGTTGGTTGGGCCAGCCGGTCATTTTTTGCCGAGCTGTTGGCGGCCGGCGTCAAAATCTACCAATTTAAGGGCGGGCTGCTGCATACTAAAAGCGTGCTGGTGGATGGGCAATTGAGCCTGATAGGTACGGTTAATCTTGATATCCGCAGTCTGTGGTTGAATTTTGAAATCACCGTGGTGATTGACGATGCCGGTTTCGGCACCGACCTTGCCTGCGTGCAGGAAGATTATATCGCCCGCTCAACGCTGTTAAACGCCACGCAGTGGCAAAACCGGCCTTATTGGCAGCGAATCGTAGAGCGGCTGTTTTACTTTTTCAGTCCCCTGCTATAA
- a CDS encoding HI1450 family dsDNA-mimic protein, translating into MDLNNRLTEDEALEQAYDIFLELAADNLDPADILLFNLQFEERGGAELFDPAEDWSEHVDFDLNPDFFAEVVIGLAEQDGGEITDIFARVLICREKDHKLCHILWKE; encoded by the coding sequence ATGGATTTAAATAACCGCCTGACCGAAGACGAAGCGTTGGAACAGGCTTACGATATCTTTCTGGAACTGGCTGCTGATAATCTTGATCCGGCAGATATCCTGTTGTTTAACTTGCAGTTCGAGGAGCGCGGCGGCGCAGAATTATTCGATCCTGCCGAAGATTGGTCTGAACATGTTGACTTCGACCTTAATCCTGATTTTTTTGCCGAAGTGGTGATTGGCCTGGCGGAGCAGGATGGCGGCGAAATCACCGATATTTTTGCCCGCGTGCTGATTTGCCGGGAAAAAGACCACAAACTTTGCCATATTCTGTGGAAAGAGTAA